From a region of the Gordonia sp. PP30 genome:
- a CDS encoding MlaD family protein, whose translation MDVTKLPPKKSRRFAGKRSARSVGVLGIVVLLMLTLSAFYLKDLPMVGAAPQYTVQFSEAAGVKAGNEVRVAGVKVGEVTDVRLDGDKVLMRMRVENTWIGDKTQATIQIKTVLGQKYIALNPKGTKLANPRDTLTDTVAPYDVLEAFGDAANQIENVNTDQVAKALGQLSDVFTANADDIGPAMDGISRLSKTIASRDDEVQRLLEATKGSSKILADRNDEFVKLIAGAGVLLKELNTRQQSISALLASTETLSTSLTGIVRDNEKQIGPVLDSLSKVTALLTRQNSNLRKSIQNLAPFYKLYANVLGNGRWFEATVTNLLPPALPAQNTHRPPNMQKNLTNGGTGG comes from the coding sequence ATCGACGTCACCAAGCTGCCGCCGAAGAAGTCGCGCCGGTTCGCCGGCAAGCGCAGCGCGCGCAGCGTTGGCGTGCTCGGCATCGTCGTGCTCCTGATGCTGACCCTGTCGGCCTTCTACCTGAAGGACCTGCCGATGGTCGGTGCGGCACCGCAGTACACGGTGCAGTTCTCCGAGGCGGCGGGCGTCAAGGCCGGCAACGAGGTCCGGGTCGCCGGCGTGAAGGTCGGCGAGGTGACCGACGTCCGGCTCGACGGCGACAAGGTCCTCATGCGGATGCGCGTCGAGAACACCTGGATCGGCGACAAGACCCAGGCCACCATCCAGATCAAGACCGTCCTGGGCCAGAAGTACATCGCGCTGAACCCGAAGGGCACCAAGCTCGCCAATCCGCGCGACACCCTCACCGACACGGTGGCCCCGTACGACGTCCTCGAGGCGTTCGGCGATGCCGCCAATCAGATCGAGAACGTCAACACCGATCAGGTGGCGAAGGCGCTCGGTCAGCTGTCCGATGTGTTCACCGCGAACGCCGACGACATCGGGCCGGCCATGGACGGGATCTCCCGGCTGTCGAAGACCATCGCCAGCCGCGACGACGAGGTCCAGCGGCTGCTCGAGGCGACCAAGGGCAGCTCCAAGATCCTCGCCGATCGCAACGACGAGTTCGTGAAGCTGATCGCCGGCGCCGGGGTGCTGCTCAAGGAGCTGAACACGCGCCAGCAGAGCATTTCGGCGCTCCTCGCCAGCACCGAGACGCTGTCGACCTCGCTGACCGGCATCGTCCGTGACAACGAGAAGCAGATCGGCCCGGTGCTCGACTCACTGTCCAAGGTGACGGCCCTGCTGACCAGGCAGAACTCGAATCTGCGTAAGTCGATCCAGAACCTGGCGCCGTTCTACAAGCTGTACGCCAACGTGCTGGGCAACGGTCGCTGGTTCGAGGCGACGGTCACCAACCTGCTGCCGCCGGCGCTGCCCGCGCAGAACACGCACCGACCGCCCAATATGCAAAAGAACCTGACTAACGGCGGGACGGGCGGCTGA
- a CDS encoding MCE family protein, whose protein sequence is MRGMWAPLIKLIVFAVVTILATTVLALLIGNAGASGKDSYKAIFTDAAMLNPGDDVRIAGVRVGQVESVEIVDHNRAEVSFNVNRARLPKSTQVYIRYRNLAGLRYVALERGPADDTQMVSPGHVFPYNENRFLSNTHPAVNLTELFNGFRPLFRQITPDDMNKLAETVINVFQNGDGTDMGQTIQSLLTQTAQLTNTIADKDQVIGEMITNLTKVLETVNKNDKQFTALLDNTEKLVVGLAAQRDSVGSAITSVSNLTTLTGEVLSKTRPSIQGSLANLKVLSDKIDARSADVEKALTNLPVKLEKLGRSATFGSWFQFYLCGIDITAGNGKSTLLTQPLVPLPDINHVLYTSAATRCWADGKINGEG, encoded by the coding sequence GTGAGAGGCATGTGGGCACCCCTGATCAAGCTGATCGTGTTCGCCGTGGTCACCATCCTGGCGACCACCGTCCTGGCCCTGCTGATCGGCAACGCCGGTGCGTCGGGCAAGGACAGCTACAAGGCCATCTTCACTGACGCGGCCATGCTGAACCCGGGCGACGACGTCCGGATCGCCGGCGTGCGCGTCGGCCAGGTGGAGTCGGTCGAGATCGTCGACCACAACCGCGCGGAGGTCTCGTTCAACGTCAACCGCGCCCGGCTCCCCAAGAGCACCCAGGTCTACATCCGCTACCGCAATCTCGCGGGCCTGCGGTACGTGGCGCTGGAGCGGGGACCGGCCGACGACACCCAGATGGTCTCCCCGGGGCACGTGTTCCCGTACAACGAGAACCGTTTCCTGTCGAACACCCATCCGGCGGTGAACCTGACCGAGCTGTTCAACGGCTTCCGGCCGCTGTTCCGTCAGATCACGCCGGACGACATGAACAAGCTGGCGGAGACGGTGATCAACGTCTTCCAGAACGGTGACGGCACCGACATGGGCCAGACGATCCAGTCGTTGCTGACCCAAACTGCGCAGCTGACCAACACCATCGCGGACAAGGACCAGGTGATCGGCGAGATGATCACCAACCTGACCAAGGTGCTGGAGACGGTGAACAAGAACGACAAGCAGTTCACCGCGCTCCTGGACAACACCGAGAAGCTGGTGGTCGGTCTGGCCGCCCAGCGTGACTCGGTGGGCTCGGCCATCACCTCGGTGTCGAACCTGACCACCCTGACCGGCGAGGTACTGAGCAAGACGCGCCCGTCCATCCAGGGTTCGCTGGCCAACCTCAAGGTGCTGTCGGACAAGATCGACGCCCGCAGCGCCGACGTGGAGAAGGCGCTGACCAATCTCCCGGTGAAACTGGAGAAGCTGGGCCGCTCGGCCACCTTCGGCTCGTGGTTCCAGTTCTACCTGTGCGGTATCGACATCACCGCGGGTAACGGCAAGTCGACGCTGCTGACGCAGCCGCTGGTGCCGCTGCCCGACATCAATCACGTGCTCTACACCAGCGCGGCGACGCGCTGCTGGGCCGACGGCAAGATCAACGGGGAGGGGTGA
- a CDS encoding MCE family protein, with protein MNATLKRRLLGLVFYVVVIGLLATSVLIFMGTFKSTTDVTLEASSVGNALTQHSDVKARGVVVGSVDKVNVHSDGTVAVTLALDPKLADQLPANSTARILPKTLFGERYVALQIPDDPEGNLGKGGTIHIDAKGNAPEVEDLFDALLPILQAVPPEDLNATLTSINSALAGRGPQLKKAIEQLNDIFGALNKNMPALQGTLEGLASFSQTYSQALPDVIDALDNFRVTNRTIVDRQGDLRNTIATLGVASVDATKFLKTNKKDVVNLFVDSETLLVQLARQSPVFGCTFKNFAEIVPKVGPIVGKGTENPGVHVNVQFVNPRGRYLPNQDEPRMWWRDPPARCYDKATNGRPFGQYPGGSVPDGSYQPPSRNPGPATIKDLPQPQFSAQPQGAGMTDSEYVTKMKMIYGADSGQYPAQVPTWVTYIGGGAVKGAEVTIK; from the coding sequence GTGAATGCGACTCTTAAACGCCGTTTGCTGGGTCTGGTCTTTTACGTCGTCGTCATCGGACTGCTCGCGACGTCGGTCCTGATCTTCATGGGCACCTTCAAGTCGACGACCGATGTGACCCTCGAGGCCAGCAGCGTCGGCAACGCACTGACGCAGCACTCCGACGTCAAGGCGCGCGGCGTCGTCGTCGGTTCGGTCGACAAGGTCAACGTGCACAGCGACGGCACCGTCGCCGTCACGCTGGCCCTCGATCCGAAGCTTGCCGACCAGCTGCCCGCCAACAGCACCGCCCGGATCCTGCCGAAGACCCTCTTCGGCGAGCGCTACGTCGCGCTGCAGATTCCGGACGACCCCGAGGGCAACCTCGGCAAGGGCGGCACCATCCACATCGACGCCAAGGGCAACGCCCCCGAGGTCGAGGATCTGTTCGACGCGTTGCTGCCGATTCTGCAGGCCGTGCCGCCGGAGGATCTGAACGCCACCCTGACGTCGATCAACTCGGCGCTCGCCGGGCGTGGTCCGCAGCTGAAGAAGGCCATCGAGCAGCTCAACGACATCTTCGGTGCGCTGAACAAGAACATGCCCGCGCTGCAGGGGACGCTCGAGGGGCTCGCCAGCTTCTCGCAGACCTACTCCCAGGCGCTGCCGGACGTGATCGACGCGCTGGACAACTTCCGGGTGACCAACCGGACGATCGTCGATCGCCAGGGCGACCTGCGAAACACCATCGCGACGCTGGGCGTGGCCTCGGTCGACGCCACCAAGTTCCTCAAGACCAACAAGAAGGACGTGGTGAACCTGTTCGTCGACTCGGAGACGCTGCTGGTCCAGCTGGCCCGCCAGTCTCCGGTGTTCGGGTGCACGTTCAAGAACTTCGCCGAGATCGTCCCGAAGGTGGGTCCGATCGTCGGCAAGGGCACCGAGAACCCGGGCGTGCACGTGAACGTGCAGTTCGTGAACCCGCGGGGCCGCTACCTGCCGAACCAGGACGAGCCGCGCATGTGGTGGCGCGATCCGCCTGCCCGCTGCTATGACAAGGCGACCAACGGCCGCCCGTTCGGGCAGTACCCGGGCGGCAGCGTCCCGGACGGCTCCTACCAGCCGCCGTCGCGCAACCCCGGTCCGGCCACCATCAAGGACCTGCCGCAGCCGCAGTTCAGCGCGCAGCCGCAGGGCGCCGGGATGACCGATAGCGAGTATGTGACCAAGATGAAGATGATCTACGGCGCCGACAGCGGCCAGTACCCGGCGCAGGTCCCGACCTGGGTCACCTACATCGGTGGCGGCGCGGTCAAGGGAGCGGAGGTGACCATCAAGTGA
- a CDS encoding ABC transporter permease produces the protein MTRGVTIAKSRPEYLAYEAKKIAGKPLKLLDGAGEQMSFYARTMAWIPKTLVHYQREVLRILAEVAFGSGGLAVIAGTVGVMVLMSGFTGVVVGMQGYAALSQIGAEALSGFLSAYVNTREVAPLVAGLALSATVGCGFTAQLGAMRISEEIDALEVMAVPSVPFLVSTRVIAGFVAVIPLYVLGLMAAYLASRFINTVFNGQSSGSYDHYFNLFLPPVDVLWSFLKVLIFAFVIILVHCYYGYFASGGPAGVGVAVGHAVRAALVLIAVLDFFLSLAIWGTSTSIRVGG, from the coding sequence GTGACCCGTGGTGTGACGATCGCCAAGAGCCGTCCCGAATACCTGGCCTACGAGGCCAAGAAGATCGCGGGCAAGCCGCTCAAGCTGCTCGACGGCGCCGGCGAGCAGATGTCCTTCTACGCCCGCACGATGGCGTGGATTCCGAAGACGCTGGTCCACTACCAGCGCGAGGTCCTCCGGATCCTCGCCGAGGTGGCCTTCGGCTCCGGCGGCCTCGCCGTGATCGCCGGCACGGTCGGCGTCATGGTCCTGATGTCCGGCTTCACCGGCGTCGTCGTCGGCATGCAGGGTTACGCGGCTCTGAGCCAGATCGGCGCCGAGGCGCTCTCCGGCTTCCTATCGGCCTACGTCAACACCCGCGAGGTGGCGCCCCTGGTGGCCGGCCTCGCACTCAGCGCGACGGTCGGCTGCGGCTTCACCGCGCAGCTCGGCGCCATGCGGATCTCCGAGGAGATCGACGCCCTCGAGGTGATGGCGGTCCCGTCGGTGCCGTTCCTGGTGTCGACCCGCGTGATCGCCGGCTTCGTCGCCGTCATCCCGCTGTACGTGCTCGGCCTGATGGCCGCGTATCTGGCGTCACGGTTCATCAACACCGTGTTCAATGGTCAGTCGTCCGGCTCGTACGACCACTACTTCAATCTGTTCCTGCCGCCGGTGGACGTGCTCTGGAGCTTCCTGAAGGTGCTGATATTCGCCTTCGTGATCATCCTGGTCCACTGCTATTACGGCTACTTCGCCAGCGGCGGTCCCGCCGGTGTGGGCGTGGCCGTGGGACACGCCGTTCGCGCCGCACTGGTGCTGATCGCGGTTCTGGACTTCTTCCTGAGCCTGGCCATCTGGGGCACCAGCACGTCGATCCGGGTCGGAGGTTAG
- a CDS encoding ABC transporter permease, producing MTSATQRGVAKIQKAGDGALTQTGNIVQLFVDVARQLFVRPFQWREFIQQAWFIASVTILPTALIAIPFGAIVSMQTGSLIKQLGAESFTGAASVLVVVQQGSPLVTSLLVAGAAGSAVAADLGSRTIREEIDAMEVLGINPVQRLVVPRVLAMVLVAMLLNGLVAVVGIVGGYFFNVIVQGGTPGAYLASFGALAQLPDLYVSTFKAAIFGIIAGVIAAYKGLNPKGGPKGVGDAVNQSVVVTFLLLFFANLIITAVFIQIVPPKVG from the coding sequence ATGACCAGTGCCACTCAGCGTGGCGTCGCGAAGATTCAGAAGGCCGGCGACGGGGCTCTCACCCAGACCGGCAACATCGTTCAACTCTTCGTCGACGTCGCACGCCAGCTGTTCGTACGCCCGTTCCAATGGCGCGAATTCATCCAGCAAGCCTGGTTCATCGCCAGCGTCACGATCCTGCCGACCGCGCTCATCGCGATCCCGTTCGGCGCGATCGTCTCGATGCAGACCGGTTCGCTGATCAAGCAGCTCGGCGCTGAGTCGTTCACAGGCGCGGCGAGCGTGCTCGTCGTCGTCCAGCAGGGTTCTCCGTTGGTGACCTCGCTGCTGGTGGCCGGCGCGGCCGGATCGGCGGTCGCCGCCGACCTGGGCTCGCGCACCATCCGCGAGGAGATCGACGCGATGGAGGTGCTGGGCATCAACCCGGTGCAGCGCCTCGTCGTGCCCCGCGTGCTCGCCATGGTGCTGGTCGCCATGCTGCTCAACGGCCTGGTCGCCGTCGTCGGCATCGTCGGCGGCTACTTCTTCAACGTGATCGTGCAGGGCGGAACGCCCGGTGCGTATCTGGCCTCGTTCGGCGCCCTCGCGCAGCTCCCCGACCTGTACGTCTCGACGTTCAAGGCCGCGATCTTCGGCATCATCGCCGGTGTGATCGCCGCCTACAAGGGCCTCAACCCGAAGGGCGGCCCGAAGGGCGTCGGTGACGCGGTCAACCAGTCCGTGGTCGTGACGTTCCTGCTGCTGTTCTTCGCGAACCTGATCATCACGGCGGTCTTCATCCAGATCGTCCCGCCGAAGGTAGGTTAG
- a CDS encoding ABC transporter ATP-binding protein — protein sequence MGVEVAVEGLTKSFGSQNIWRDVTLTLPAGEVNALLGPSGTGKSVFLKTLIGLLHPEQGSVIIDGTDITQCSAKELYEIRKLFGVLFQDGALFGSMSLYDNIAFPLREHTKKKEDEIRRIVMDKVELVGLAGAEDKLPGEISGGMRKRAGLARALVLDPEIILCDEPDSGLDPVRTAYISQLLIDINAEIDATILIVTHNINIARTIPDNIGMLFRKELVMFGPREVLLTSEQPVVKQFLSGDRFGPIGMSEEKDEAVAAQEAAMQAAGISGGGTKDDFSEIIPQVQPNPGMPVRQAAIRHRQNVLNIINDLPPNAQAAIRASIAEEDRRAAESPDTSATLVAMSNHQFEYPTGVAQRYDGATEVITSAGGVTEVIESPTQTITLDDGAEGVTETIRTVGEDTEEITVVRDGQGSTRE from the coding sequence GTGGGAGTTGAGGTTGCAGTCGAGGGCTTGACCAAGTCTTTCGGCTCACAGAACATCTGGCGCGACGTGACGCTCACCCTGCCGGCAGGCGAGGTGAACGCGCTTCTCGGCCCGTCGGGCACCGGTAAGTCGGTGTTCCTGAAGACACTGATCGGTCTGCTCCATCCGGAGCAGGGCTCGGTGATCATCGACGGCACCGACATCACCCAGTGCTCGGCCAAGGAACTCTATGAGATCCGTAAGCTCTTCGGCGTCCTCTTTCAGGACGGTGCGCTCTTCGGCTCGATGAGCCTCTACGACAACATCGCCTTCCCGCTTCGTGAGCACACGAAGAAGAAGGAAGACGAGATCCGCCGCATCGTCATGGACAAGGTGGAGCTGGTCGGTCTGGCCGGCGCCGAGGACAAGCTCCCCGGCGAGATCTCCGGCGGTATGCGCAAGCGCGCCGGCCTGGCCCGCGCCCTGGTGCTCGACCCCGAGATCATCCTCTGCGACGAGCCGGACTCCGGTCTGGACCCGGTCCGTACCGCGTACATCTCGCAGCTGCTGATCGACATCAACGCCGAGATCGACGCCACGATCCTGATCGTGACGCACAACATCAACATCGCCCGCACCATCCCGGACAACATCGGCATGCTCTTCCGCAAGGAACTGGTCATGTTCGGCCCGCGCGAAGTGCTGCTGACCTCCGAGCAGCCCGTCGTCAAGCAGTTCCTGTCGGGCGATCGTTTCGGCCCCATCGGCATGTCCGAGGAGAAGGACGAGGCCGTCGCCGCGCAGGAGGCCGCCATGCAGGCCGCCGGTATCTCCGGCGGTGGCACCAAGGACGACTTCAGCGAGATCATCCCGCAGGTCCAGCCGAACCCGGGCATGCCGGTCCGGCAGGCGGCGATCCGCCACCGGCAGAACGTCCTCAACATCATCAACGACCTCCCGCCGAACGCGCAGGCCGCGATCCGCGCCTCGATCGCCGAGGAGGACCGCCGCGCGGCGGAGAGCCCGGACACCTCCGCCACGCTCGTCGCGATGTCGAACCACCAGTTCGAGTACCCGACCGGGGTCGCGCAGCGCTACGACGGTGCCACCGAGGTCATCACCTCGGCCGGCGGCGTCACCGAGGTCATCGAATCGCCCACCCAGACGATCACCCTCGACGACGGCGCCGAGGGCGTCACCGAGACGATCCGCACCGTGGGTGAGGACACCGAAGAGATCACCGTCGTTCGCGACGGGCAGGGGAGCACCCGAGAATGA
- the rplL gene encoding 50S ribosomal protein L7/L12 codes for MAKLTADELIEQFKELTLLELSEFVKKFEEVFEVTAAAPVAVAAAGAPAAGGAEAAAEQDEFDVVLESAGDKKIQVIKVVREVVSGLGLKEAKDLVESAPKALLEKVSKEDAEAAKAKLEEAGASISLK; via the coding sequence ATGGCGAAGCTCACCGCTGACGAGCTCATCGAGCAGTTCAAGGAACTGACCCTGCTGGAGCTCAGCGAGTTCGTGAAGAAGTTCGAAGAGGTCTTCGAGGTCACCGCTGCCGCTCCGGTCGCCGTCGCCGCTGCCGGTGCTCCGGCCGCCGGTGGCGCCGAGGCCGCCGCCGAGCAGGACGAGTTCGACGTCGTGCTCGAGTCGGCCGGCGACAAGAAGATCCAGGTCATCAAGGTCGTCCGCGAGGTCGTCTCGGGCCTGGGCCTGAAGGAAGCCAAGGACCTCGTCGAGAGCGCTCCGAAGGCCCTCCTGGAGAAGGTCAGCAAGGAAGACGCCGAGGCCGCCAAGGCCAAGCTGGAAGAGGCCGGCGCCTCCATCTCGCTCAAGTGA
- the rplJ gene encoding 50S ribosomal protein L10 yields MANQEKIDAVAEITGLFEGANAAVITEYRGLSVPQISALRRSLGEGATYSVAKNTLVKRAAAEAGVEGLDELFVGPTAIAFIEGEPVVAAKAIKTFAKDNKALVIKGGYMDGRVLSIAEVEAIADLETREVLLAKLAGAMKGNLAKAAGLFTQPASQVARLAAALEEKKGSEAA; encoded by the coding sequence ATGGCTAACCAGGAAAAGATCGATGCGGTCGCAGAGATCACCGGGCTGTTCGAGGGTGCCAATGCGGCGGTCATCACGGAATACCGTGGGCTGTCCGTTCCGCAGATCTCGGCACTCCGTCGCTCGCTCGGCGAAGGCGCGACGTACTCCGTCGCCAAGAACACCCTCGTCAAGCGTGCTGCTGCCGAAGCAGGCGTTGAGGGGCTCGACGAGCTGTTCGTGGGTCCGACCGCGATCGCCTTCATCGAAGGTGAGCCGGTCGTGGCCGCCAAGGCGATCAAGACGTTCGCCAAGGACAACAAGGCCCTGGTCATCAAGGGCGGTTACATGGACGGCCGTGTGCTGTCCATCGCCGAGGTTGAGGCCATCGCCGACCTGGAGACCCGTGAGGTCCTCCTGGCCAAGCTCGCCGGTGCCATGAAGGGCAACTTGGCAAAGGCCGCAGGGCTGTTCACCCAGCCCGCCTCGCAGGTCGCGCGTCTCGCCGCGGCCCTCGAGGAGAAGAAGGGCTCCGAAGCCGCCTGA
- a CDS encoding CocE/NonD family hydrolase yields MPLDLHGLERAHRASEPGGYRDADGGHRAAAWHEAVYGRKPYPRVHISRNVTVTMSDGVRLRATVVRPANRVGQPSKAPFPAILNVNPYNRTLIDGFDHLLHAPVIGRTVQTAARTMTRGPGPLTGAARLTRTFGVGLFDVFGINRNLVQSGYVQVLVDVRGTGASHGKWGILSRREQQDSVEIIEWMTRQSWCDGSVGMAGWSYSAINSLQAAALRPEALKAVFAVEGSEDVVRDIYITGGMPSAFIPMWLALVNLAKWVPNPATLLGDLFTGDEYRWLRDRLKSPATEMPSLFWGFLTANDHRIFDHPYFNERSPRVEDITAATFTVGAWHDLFGRSATRVYDQLQMEPGRKQSLIADGYHLDPGCDHGREHRPPQLDVLERAWFDRWLKGIRNGIEEYGPVTMEQQGGGWSCGPSFPRPGVRPQRLFLTEDPSETAPHTRHDGSLSVVPAHRRRSLRISPDLRGVVSRDASQVFAGLPIALGKHFSSDASYQEKGALSFTSEPVTQATQISGQMNLRLNVSTTAHEGIWAVTVNDVAPDGTSTVLTNGALTASNRALDTTRSTYAEGGTLVDAVHFLSRERRLPVPADEPVRIDVDLVPTDAVLAPGHRLRVDVYAASLPRYLTIVPDLIKARGRRQQLVLDPNKPSYLTFLADGELGTDPVPTRSQLHPMAPLAVVE; encoded by the coding sequence GTGCCACTCGATCTGCACGGCCTGGAGCGGGCGCACCGCGCCTCCGAACCGGGCGGTTATCGCGATGCCGACGGCGGCCACCGGGCCGCGGCCTGGCACGAGGCCGTCTACGGGCGCAAGCCGTACCCGCGCGTGCACATCAGCCGCAATGTCACCGTCACGATGAGCGACGGCGTGCGGCTGCGCGCGACCGTGGTCCGCCCGGCCAACCGCGTCGGCCAGCCGAGCAAGGCGCCGTTCCCGGCGATCCTCAACGTCAATCCGTACAACCGCACGCTGATCGACGGCTTCGACCATCTGCTGCACGCCCCGGTCATCGGCCGCACCGTGCAGACGGCCGCGCGCACCATGACGCGCGGTCCGGGCCCGCTGACCGGCGCCGCCCGGCTCACCCGCACCTTCGGTGTGGGCCTGTTCGACGTCTTCGGCATCAACCGGAATCTGGTGCAGTCCGGCTACGTGCAGGTGCTGGTCGACGTCCGCGGCACCGGGGCATCGCACGGCAAGTGGGGCATCCTCAGCCGCCGCGAGCAGCAGGACTCGGTGGAGATCATCGAGTGGATGACACGCCAGTCGTGGTGCGACGGCTCGGTCGGCATGGCCGGCTGGAGCTATTCGGCGATCAACTCCCTGCAGGCCGCGGCCCTGCGGCCGGAGGCGCTCAAGGCCGTGTTCGCGGTGGAGGGCAGCGAGGACGTCGTCCGCGACATCTACATCACCGGCGGCATGCCGTCCGCGTTCATCCCGATGTGGCTGGCGCTGGTGAACCTGGCCAAGTGGGTGCCCAATCCGGCCACCCTTCTCGGCGACCTGTTCACCGGCGACGAGTACCGCTGGCTGCGCGACCGCCTCAAGAGCCCGGCCACCGAGATGCCGTCGCTGTTCTGGGGTTTCCTCACCGCCAACGACCACCGCATCTTCGATCATCCGTACTTCAACGAGCGCTCACCGCGGGTCGAGGACATCACCGCCGCCACCTTCACCGTCGGCGCATGGCACGACCTGTTCGGCCGCAGCGCCACCCGGGTCTACGACCAGTTGCAGATGGAGCCGGGCCGCAAACAGTCGCTCATCGCCGACGGGTACCACCTCGATCCCGGCTGCGACCACGGCCGCGAGCACCGTCCGCCGCAGCTCGACGTCCTCGAACGCGCCTGGTTCGACCGCTGGCTCAAGGGGATCCGCAACGGCATCGAGGAGTACGGGCCGGTGACCATGGAGCAGCAGGGTGGCGGCTGGTCGTGCGGGCCGTCGTTCCCGCGGCCCGGGGTGCGACCCCAGCGCCTCTTCCTCACCGAGGACCCCTCGGAGACCGCGCCGCATACCCGGCACGACGGCTCGCTGAGCGTGGTGCCCGCGCACCGGCGCCGGTCGCTGCGCATCAGCCCCGACCTGCGCGGCGTCGTCTCGCGGGATGCCTCACAGGTGTTCGCCGGCCTGCCGATCGCGCTGGGCAAGCACTTCTCCAGCGATGCGTCGTACCAGGAGAAGGGCGCGCTGAGCTTCACCAGCGAGCCGGTCACGCAGGCCACCCAGATCTCCGGCCAGATGAACCTGCGGCTCAACGTCTCCACCACGGCCCACGAGGGGATCTGGGCGGTCACCGTGAACGACGTCGCCCCGGACGGCACCTCGACGGTGCTGACCAACGGCGCGCTGACCGCGTCGAACCGGGCGCTGGACACCACCCGGTCGACGTACGCCGAGGGCGGCACTCTGGTCGACGCGGTGCACTTCCTCTCCCGGGAACGGCGCCTGCCGGTCCCGGCGGACGAGCCGGTGCGCATCGACGTCGATCTGGTGCCGACCGACGCGGTACTGGCGCCGGGCCACCGGTTGCGGGTCGACGTCTACGCCGCGAGCCTGCCCCGGTACCTGACCATCGTGCCCGACCTGATCAAGGCGCGCGGCCGCCGCCAGCAGCTGGTTCTCGATCCGAACAAGCCGAGCTACCTGACGTTCCTGGCCGACGGCGAGCTCGGCACCGACCCGGTCCCCACCCGGTCGCAGCTGCACCCGATGGCACCGCTGGCCGTCGTCGAGTAG
- a CDS encoding alpha/beta hydrolase → MTESNVVKVERVEYSQRSVRSRMAWVGLRVGAYPVIAAWSRRPGVDWPYDLFDNVAGKVVPPLPSNFREPVQLPNCGAELQIPVGARPDRAILYLHGGAFVVGGVKSHRRLAGSIAAKSHAQVLAVGYRKLPEHPPSVSIEDCLDGYRWLLGRGYTPGQIVIAGDSAGGFLTAMTAVRLRDAGEELPAGLILENPLIDPTPSRRREGAYRTADPLFPHRAFSEFDRMIRESEPAGDTVAPLDGDLSDLPPTLIQVGSHEMLRVDAEDFAAALARAGVPVRLEIFRGAVHVFQAFIDLLPESRLAIVRMARFAEKCWAARNPD, encoded by the coding sequence ATGACCGAATCGAACGTCGTGAAGGTGGAGCGGGTCGAGTACTCGCAGCGCAGCGTCCGGAGCCGGATGGCCTGGGTCGGGCTGCGCGTCGGCGCGTACCCGGTGATCGCCGCCTGGTCGCGCCGCCCCGGGGTCGACTGGCCGTACGACCTGTTCGACAACGTCGCGGGCAAGGTGGTTCCGCCGCTGCCGAGCAACTTCCGCGAGCCGGTGCAGCTCCCGAACTGTGGTGCTGAGCTGCAGATTCCGGTCGGCGCACGACCGGACCGGGCGATCCTGTATCTGCACGGCGGCGCCTTCGTGGTCGGCGGCGTCAAGTCGCACCGCAGGCTGGCCGGATCGATCGCCGCTAAATCGCACGCCCAGGTGCTGGCCGTGGGCTACCGCAAGCTGCCCGAGCATCCGCCGTCGGTCTCCATCGAGGACTGTCTGGACGGTTACCGCTGGCTCCTCGGCCGCGGCTACACCCCCGGCCAGATCGTGATCGCGGGTGACTCGGCCGGCGGATTCCTGACCGCGATGACCGCGGTCCGGCTCCGCGACGCGGGGGAGGAGCTGCCCGCCGGGCTGATCCTGGAGAACCCGCTGATCGACCCGACGCCGTCGCGCCGCCGCGAGGGCGCCTATCGCACCGCCGATCCGCTGTTCCCGCACCGGGCGTTCAGCGAGTTCGACCGGATGATCCGGGAGAGCGAACCGGCCGGTGACACCGTCGCGCCGCTCGACGGCGACCTGAGCGATCTGCCGCCCACGCTGATCCAGGTCGGCTCGCACGAGATGCTGCGGGTGGACGCCGAGGACTTCGCGGCGGCGCTGGCCCGCGCCGGCGTGCCGGTCCGGCTGGAGATCTTCCGCGGTGCCGTCCACGTGTTCCAGGCCTTCATCGATCTGCTGCCCGAGTCCCGCCTGGCGATCGTGCGGATGGCGCGCTTCGCCGAGAAGTGCTGGGCGGCCCGGAACCCGGACTGA